The DNA sequence GTATTGTGATCGCATTCGTGTTTTTGCTGTTGAGCCTAATGGGGTCCCTGTTTGTGGTGACTTTCTTCAGGTTCCGGGTGCCAAGATTCTGGGGATTCTTCCTTGTTGGACTGTACTGTCTTTTCATTATGGTTAGCTTAATAATTGCTAAGATTACAGGATGAGTTCTGCGAAGGCATTTACAGTGACCAGTACATTGAAACTAGAAATGATGATACACACAATTGAGTTGGCATTAATAACATAGCCTCAAGAAACTGAGTAAGATATGGATGCTGGCTAAAGATCCATCGCTACCGCCAATTAGATATGATGCACTCGATCAAGTTGCCATAAACCCATAGCCTCAGGAAACTAAAGTTACAGATGCATGCTGGAGAGCTAGCGGACATTGTTGCATCTATGAGCTGAAGGTTTTTGTCTATGATACATGGATGCGCAGCTGAAGTGGGAAATCTCTGCAAATCATGGAATTGTATGTGGGTTGCATCTCTCTGGGATCAGTTGTGTTACTCTTCTCTGTCAACCAttacttagatttttttttttttttgtttctaactGATAGTCAAGCGAGAATAGATTGATTCTTTACAATATGTAATGCAAAAACATTTTATTGGTTCTCAAGATATAATGAATATGGTATTGACTTTACTCTTGGAATAGAAGAATGTATTAAACGTGGGCATGTCTCTGCAGATTAATTATGGGAAGGAACCTATTCTTGGTCCATTGAGCATCATTCAAATTACATTGCCTGCAAAATTTGTTCAGAATCCatggctttttttcttttgttggtaAAATTCTGATTCCATGGCCGGCATAACTTGTGGATTTAAAATGACTGATGACTTGTCAGAAACTTGGGTCTGCAGGTCAATCATCCACAAAGTCTAGACACTGGCTGCGTTTGGTGATCATCTATTAAAATGTTTTTGGCGTTTTTGGTTTTATGGGAACATAAAAAcaaaatcttctgtttggtggaGGTAGTTCATATTTTCGTTTTAGTGAAACGAATTGGACTGTTGGataattatgattattattattttattttattttattttattattattattttttatgggagGGCGAGGGTTTCAAAGTAAAGTGGTTCTAACTTTACTTTGTAACGTTATAACCTTGAGAAAATGTATTCATCATCTTTACAAGCCTTATGAGAAAAATGTATTCATCACCTCTTGTTTTCTTAgacttgaatatttttttatgacgaAGCACTTGAAATTATGAAGGTGGTCTATTTGAATAGCCACTATcatttggggtggatttgaagTCACTGTGATAATTGGCACAGTTCAATTCACAGTTGCATTTGGTCTTATTGCCTGTTTCTAAAATCATTTGTGAAATAGATTTACCAAACACCATCCTTAGATAGAAAATCGTTTCTAGTTTTGACACAAAATGTCCAAAAATGCAGCCTCATATTAAGATTTCCTTGCCCCAACAGAGAATAAGATGATAAATGCCCTTAGCACGGCCATACATAACATAGAAATCACACTTGGAAAGGGTGGACAATTAGCTAGAGCAGCAGGTGCTGTAGCAAAACTGANNNNNNNNNNNNNNNNNNNNNNNNNNNNNNNNNNNNNNNNNNNNNNNNNNNNNNNNNNNNNNNNNNNNNNNNNNNNNNNNNNNNNNNNNNNNNNNNNNNNNNNNNNNNNNNNNNNNNNNNNNNNNNNNNNNNNNNNNNNNNNNNNNNNNNNNNNNNNNNNNNNNNNNNNNNNNNNNNCAATTGGTAGAAAAAAACCCACAACCCCTTGGGGTTATCCTGCGcttggaagaagaagtagaaaaagGAATAAATCTAGTGATAGTTTGATTCTTCTTAGGCCTGCCATTTAATAGGCCAGTATACGTTCAACctaggatttggatcctctttaGTGCGGAggtgtaggagagagagagagaccttaaTCTCACTGGTACCTCTCCAGCCCCTCTATGCTGACGAGGATCCTTATCCTACAGCTTGATCTAGATAGAAGCCTTAAATACATAGATGAACCTATGGTTTGGCTTTTGGAAGTTTATCTTAATTTGTGTGTTTTCCTGAGCAGCAAAATTAAATGGAGACTTTGAAGGTTCTCTTCATTTGAGTGTTTTACAAAGCAGAAAAATTAAATGGGGATGTTTTCCTCAAGCAGTGATGgaggaatttcttcaccaatgACCATCATTGATCTTGACTCTTGGATGAATGTCTGATGGCATTTTTGAACTGTTAATCAATGTGGGATGGGGTTGGAGGTTGGAGGTTGGAGGTTGGAGgttggaggggggaggggggagNNNNNNNNNNNNNNNNNNNNGGAGTAATAGTGACCCTAGATGAGTGAGTGTTTCTTTCATTGTGGGTGAGGAAAATTATCTTCAACCTAAACACATGCATAATTTCAAGTTTCTAGGTGCTCTATTGACCCAACCCATTGTATATGTCAATCTCATTGCGATTTCTTCATCAAAAGTAATGTATAAATTTTCATTAGCATTAGAGGGAAAAGGATCCCCACAATTGCCGGAATAGGGATTCTTTCCCACACCCTCTCACATAATGAGTTGTAGGATGGACTTATActgacactctctctcctcgaATAAAATGTATGTCCCATATTAAATGAACGCATCTGTTGCCTTCTCATTGGTGTGGTATTTCACTCTGAACGCATCTCTTGCCTTTTCATTGGTGTGCTATTTCACTCTGAGGTCGTGGGAAACTTTGACCCTTAGCATTATGATTGAATTGGGTTGACAAATAGTGAAACCCACCATTCTCTGTGGTCCTTGAGATCCATTAACATCATTTGAGTCTTATCAATGATCCATTCATCCACTTTATATCTCTTTCATCTGATTGGCGCTCGCTGCTTCTTGGGCATAAATTTTGGAATGACCCAAGAGGAGAGTGACATGTGCCCCACTCATCAAGACTCAAGAATCGAGAACTAGTGATGATTTTATATCATGGGCTCTCACTGAGGCCATCGTGAATGGATTCCCATCACTGTGTAGCATCAGGGCCACTCGAgagcatagttagtaaattcggattcgggaattattcggacgattaatttaaggattcaatcaaaaaagcggtcaaaaaagcttattgggggggttttttttttttaattgttttttattttttttttggttttttttttaaataatgtttaaatggaccgaataattcggtttaattcggattcggtccgaattattcgcaatttatattcacttttgaaaaaatcgcgaattttatttttaattcggattcggtccgaatttttgataaaattcggaaaaattcgattcggcagaataattcgcgaattattcggccgaattgataactctgctcgagaggggggagaggggggatgGGAATGCGGGATCTCTGACCTTAGGATCATGTcactctcttatttttttagggtcactcacacggggttTTTTAGtattcttcactactttcaatgaaagttggaTGGTTTTCATTAAACCCTTGTAAAATTATTGAATATTAGGCTCAAGTTTGACATGTGATtgatctatagaattttccAGATATTCAATAATATTTACACATTACCCTCCACAGAGGAGAACGAGAGCCGTGGTGCCAATGCATTTGTCACCTTTTGTGGTGACAAGAAGTtttttatattatgatgcacCTTCTTGGAAAATTCTTTGATGTCTTTTCAAGTTTTTCCTTCTGCTTTGTTTTTTCTGTTGAAACTTTTGGCTCCAACCTGACCTTATATTGCTTAAGTTAGGCCAAAATGATCTATCTAGATGAGATAAAAGCAGaccttcacttcacttcattACACAAATCCTTCATTTTTTGACGTTCCTGTTGAACTTTTTTCTATAATCATATATGGCTCTTGTGGAAGGAGCAGTTCTATCTGCTTCTTTTCAAGTTTTATTTGAGAAGTTGGCCTCTCCAATCTTCAAAGAGATAGGAAGCAGATGGGGAGTCAGTAAAGACCTCAAAAAATTGATGAGGAAGTTGCTTCTGATCAATGATGTTCTCAATGATgcagaggaaagaaaaataagcaACTCAGCTGTGAAGCTTTGGCTGAATGACCTCCAACAACTTGCTTATGATGCTGAAGACATTGTGGATGAGTATGAAACTGAAAACCAGCTATCAAAATTAGCTGCTGGAGCTCAAACCAACACAAATCAGGTGCTGaaccttctctcttcctcttttaatTCATCTGTTTCTGCATTGAATTACAGTCAAGAGATGACATTCAAGATGAAGGATATCACAGAAAGATTAGAAGACCTCGTAGAACAAATGGATGTTCTTGAATTGAGAAAAAGAATtgaggggaaagggaaagagaataaCCTAATTGTAAATAGACCTGCAACAAGTTCCTTAGTTGATGAATCACATATTCATGGTCGAGAGAGTGACAAAAACAAGATTATTGAGTTGCTAGTAACAAATGAACCTCTAAAAAATAAGGTGGGTATACTTCCAATTGTAGGAATGGGAGGTATGGGGAAGACAGCACTTGCTCAACTTATTTACAATGATGAGAGGGTGGTGAATCATTTTGAGCTAAGAGCATGGGTGTGGGTGTCAGAGGAGTTTGTATTGGAGAGGCTTACGAAATCGATTCTCGAATCAATCACTCAAATTTCCTCTGATCTCAAAGATCTAGATCCACTCCAATGTAAGTTGAAAGAAACTTTAAGAGGGAAAAGATTTTTACTTGTTTTAGATGACATATGGAATGAAAATGCTGACTACTGGGACGTGCTGAAAATTCCCTTTATGGCTGGGAAAGAAGGAAGCAAAATACTAGTAACCACAAGAAGCAAACTTGTTTCATCCCTAATGCGAACAGATGCAGATTTCGAGTTAGATGGTCTAGAAGATGAGGATTGTTGGTCATTGTTCAGCCGACGGGCTTTTGCAGGTAGAGATGATCCCCTTGCACATCATCAAAATTTGCAAGCAATTGGTAAGGAAATTGTAAAAAAATGCAGAGGATTGCCCCTTGCAGCAAAGGCACTTGGAGGACTTCTGCATTCTAAAGTTGATAAGCACTACTGGAGTTATATGTTAAGAAGTGAAATATGGGATTTACCAGAGGAGAAAAGCAATATTATGCCAGCTTTAAGACTGAGCTATACTCATCTCCCTGCAAATGTGAAGCGTTGTTTTGCTTATTGTTCCATCTTTCCAAAGGGATACAGATTTGAAAAGGAAGAATTAGTATTATTGTGGATGGCTGAAGGTTTCTTACCTTCTAGAGGAGGCATTCGCGCTGAGGACAGAGGCTAtcaatattttgatgatttagtCTCCAGATCTCTTTTTCAACACTCTGGAAATGATAGATCATCAGAGTATGTATTGCATGACCTTATTCATGATCTAGCAGTATCTATTTCAGGAGAGATTTCTTTTAGACATGGAGGTAGCGGTAGAGGCAACAGTACTATTGACCAATCTTGCCTGCAAATATCCAAAAGTACTCGTCATTCATCACTCTTCACTAAATATAATGAGGAACTAAATTTTGAGGATCTTTATGAAGCTAAAAATCTTCGCACATTTCTTTTACGTTCTGAATTTGGAAATGGACTTGAATATAGGATACATGTCCCTCATATATCTTCAAAATGGAGGTTCTTGCGTGTGTTGTGTTTGCCTGGTATTCACAATCTTGTGTTGCCAGATTCCATTGGGATGCTAATACACCTTCGATACCTTGACTTCCAACATACTTGCATCGAAAACTTTCCAGCATCGATCGGTAAGCTCTACAACTTACAAACATTAATTCTTGGTGCATGTAGGATCTGTAGTAGGCTTGGGGCACCTAAGGATATAGCCAACCTAGTTAACCTCAGACATATTCGGGTCATCATTGAAAGTAATTATATTGATATCCCTGATGGAATGCCTCATGGTATTGGAAGATTAACTAGCCTCCAAACTTTGACTCACTTCGGGGTGGGAAAGAACAAAGGTGCAAGGTTGGGAGATCTAAAGAACCTTGTGCACATACAGGGAGGATTAAGCATTTTACAACTGGAGAATGTGGATGGTCTTAATGAGACCATAGAGGCAAATTTGAAGGACAAGCAAAAACTTGACAGATTGTGGCTATGTTGGGGTGACGGAGAACGAAGAAATGATGAAGAGGAAACAATTGAACACCTTGAACCACCTATGGGAATCGAAGAGCTCAACATCGAATACTATTTCGGAGAAAGAATGCCCAGGTGGATAGTGATCCTCCCCAATCTTGTGAAGTTGGAACTCATATGCTGTGAAACAATCAGggttctccctcctcttggacAACTACCCTCTCTCAAACATCTAAAATTTTTTGGGATGCATGGTATAAGGCATATTGGAAGTGAGTTTTACGGGGATGGCAATGTTAAAGGTTTCCCACTGTTAGAGACTCTAGAATTTGATGGTATGACTCAGTTGGAGGAATGGTCTGGAGTAAATGGACTAGTAGCATTCCCTCATCTTCAAAAACTTGAAGTCACTGGATGCTTCAAATGGAGAGGATTTTCATCATCCATCAAATTTCCTGCCCTAGAATTATTGAATATAACTGATTGTGAAGGAATAACATCTCTTGAAATGCCCAGAAATCCCTCACTCAATGATGATGATTCTGGTGGTGACTCTGAAGACATGTTTCCTTGCCTTCTTAAGCTTGGGATTGTGGAATGTCCCAATTTGCAGGAAATTATGCCAGACATTCAGCACAAACTATCTTGTCTGGTTAGTTTGAAGATCTCAGGAGGACTAGCACGCACTCCTGGCCTTTTTTCTTATCCAGCTGGGGGTTTGCCCATAACAATAAGATCACTTGATATATCTGGTTGGAACTCTCTTGAGAACTTCCATCCAATGGGTGGGCTACTGAGACTTACTTCAGTTGAAGAATTGACGATCGGTATAAATGAGGGTCTCATGTCATTTCCAGATGAAGTGGATTGGATGCTCCCCATAGCCCTTAAACATCTTACCCTTTCTTGTTGCTGGGATCTAGTGACACTGCAAACCCAGGGTTTACCCATCACTCTTACTCACTTGGAAATCTTTCATTGTGACAAACTTCAACACTTACCAGAAGAGGATCTTCCCCACTCAATTACACATCTTGAGATCACATTCTGTCCTCTTTTAGAAGAATCATGTAAAAGGAATCAAGGAAGAGATTGGTCCAAGATATCCCACATTCCTAACATAACAATCAATCGCACGCGTATCTCTTGAGGAAGTTGAAGTTTACCATCAATAAATTGGGAGCAGAAGAACAACCACAAACTTTTCCAGCAGATTGGGGTCCTCCATCTTTGTGTAACTCTTCTATAACTTCCATTTTCTTCCAGCCTCTATTTTAATTCTTGTAaataaattagatttaattgattctttgttttctcctttatgttctttcttttacctttaaAACGTTTCCTCTAAACATGCTCTGTTTCCCCCCCACCTCTCCCCCCTTCCCCTAGATTTTTGGGTTTACTTCCTGCTTTTCCTTGGtcatttttaagaaaatttatttctcattccccttttatttcttttcacaTTTTTCTTGGGCTGCATTATTGGGACTTCAGTTTTTGCACAGAGCACTCAATTGTGCTTTTTAgcctttctttttcctcattcTGTTCTTCTACATAGGatacaaaaaaaaggaagagagaaagaaatctTGCTTGGAACATCAAACAATACTAATAAGCATAGTAGCATACTCTATAATCTCCAAATATGAAGGgtggaacaatttttttccttcctcaaCTCCTTTTTTCTGAATGTACATAAATCTTCTGGAGAAATGGCTGCTTAGTTGATCTGATATTGCCTATCTGTGAATTtgtgttctttttttattttcttgcaaaTTTCTGAATCTATTGACATATATGTTGTGAAATCAGTTGTCATGCAAGTGATATATCA is a window from the Macadamia integrifolia cultivar HAES 741 chromosome 5, SCU_Mint_v3, whole genome shotgun sequence genome containing:
- the LOC122079700 gene encoding putative disease resistance protein RGA3, producing the protein MALVEGAVLSASFQVLFEKLASPIFKEIGSRWGVSKDLKKLMRKLLLINDVLNDAEERKISNSAVKLWLNDLQQLAYDAEDIVDEYETENQLSKLAAGAQTNTNQVLNLLSSSFNSSVSALNYSQEMTFKMKDITERLEDLVEQMDVLELRKRIEGKGKENNLIVNRPATSSLVDESHIHGRESDKNKIIELLVTNEPLKNKVGILPIVGMGGMGKTALAQLIYNDERVVNHFELRAWVWVSEEFVLERLTKSILESITQISSDLKDLDPLQCKLKETLRGKRFLLVLDDIWNENADYWDVLKIPFMAGKEGSKILVTTRSKLVSSLMRTDADFELDGLEDEDCWSLFSRRAFAGRDDPLAHHQNLQAIGKEIVKKCRGLPLAAKALGGLLHSKVDKHYWSYMLRSEIWDLPEEKSNIMPALRLSYTHLPANVKRCFAYCSIFPKGYRFEKEELVLLWMAEGFLPSRGGIRAEDRGYQYFDDLVSRSLFQHSGNDRSSEYVLHDLIHDLAVSISGEISFRHGGSGRGNSTIDQSCLQISKSTRHSSLFTKYNEELNFEDLYEAKNLRTFLLRSEFGNGLEYRIHVPHISSKWRFLRVLCLPGIHNLVLPDSIGMLIHLRYLDFQHTCIENFPASIGKLYNLQTLILGACRICSRLGAPKDIANLVNLRHIRVIIESNYIDIPDGMPHGIGRLTSLQTLTHFGVGKNKGARLGDLKNLVHIQGGLSILQLENVDGLNETIEANLKDKQKLDRLWLCWGDGERRNDEEETIEHLEPPMGIEELNIEYYFGERMPRWIVILPNLVKLELICCETIRVLPPLGQLPSLKHLKFFGMHGIRHIGSEFYGDGNVKGFPLLETLEFDGMTQLEEWSGVNGLVAFPHLQKLEVTGCFKWRGFSSSIKFPALELLNITDCEGITSLEMPRNPSLNDDDSGGDSEDMFPCLLKLGIVECPNLQEIMPDIQHKLSCLVSLKISGGLARTPGLFSYPAGGLPITIRSLDISGWNSLENFHPMGGLLRLTSVEELTIGINEGLMSFPDEVDWMLPIALKHLTLSCCWDLVTLQTQGLPITLTHLEIFHCDKLQHLPEEDLPHSITHLEITFCPLLEESCKRNQGRDWSKISHIPNITINRTRIS